A window of Bufo gargarizans isolate SCDJY-AF-19 chromosome 9, ASM1485885v1, whole genome shotgun sequence contains these coding sequences:
- the STK19 gene encoding LOW QUALITY PROTEIN: serine/threonine-protein kinase 19 (The sequence of the model RefSeq protein was modified relative to this genomic sequence to represent the inferred CDS: inserted 1 base in 1 codon) produces MDRKRKLTCDPFKVKKPREENLKSDASAYPSPYPDFTENLQEAVSYLWALFPRKLFNDSLPPMFLRHQLYSLSRDRTAVDRLLSTLQQKGEVCLVQPGFDPDTFLVIRNEDFVEAVSKSIDGSSGAXVVRRFLDSSLFTPSKISYNREEMMERHRFSDAEISQLVHAGLLTVRDAGSWWLSIPGAGKFSKHFIKGQKALLSQISRSRYKEVLLTDLSTRKPPSAVRLGMEYHIHDIIGAGLVDCVPTPSGTLLRLSDA; encoded by the exons ATGGACCGCAAACGCAAGCTGACCTGTGACCCCTTCAAAGTAAAGAAACCGAGGGAAGAAAATCTGAAATCTGATGCAAGCGCGTATCCGTCACCGTATCCAG ATTTCACAGAGAATCTCCAGGAGGCCGTCTCCTATCTCTGGGCGCTCTTCCCACGTAAACTCTTCAATGACTCTCTGCCCCCTATGTTCTTGAGACATCAGCTCTACAGTCTCAGCCGAGACCGCACCGCCGTAGACAGGTTACTG AGCACTTTACAGCAGAAGGGGGAGGTGTGTCTTGTTCAGCCCGGCTTTGATCCAGACACTTTCCTTGTGATCAGGAACGAAGATTTTGTGGAGGCCGTCAGTAAAAGCATAGATGGAAGTTCTGGAG CCGTCGTCCGCCGTTTCCTGGACTCCAGCCTCTTCACTCCCTCTAAAATAAGCTACAACCGGGAAGAGATGATGGAGAGACACCGGTTTAGCGATGCAGAGATCTC GCAGCTGGTACATGCCGGGCTGCTCACCGTGAGGGATGCCGGGAGCTGGTGGCTGTCCATCCCCGGGGCCGGGAAGTTCAGCAAGCATTTTATAAAAG GACAGAAAGCTCTTCTTTCACAGATCAGCCGCTCCCGATATAAAGAAGTCCTCCTCACAGATCTGTCCACTCGAAAGCCTCCCTCCGCCGTGCGGTTAGGAATGGAGTATCACATCCATGACATCATCGGAGCCGGACTTGTAGACTG CGTTCCCACGCCCTCCGGGACCCTCCTCCGTCTCTCGGACGCATAG